Part of the Citricoccus sp. K5 genome, GCCCTCGCGTGCCGTGGCCGTTTTCACCGCTCCGGTGCGAACGGTTCGAGCCGGGCTGGGCTGATACCAGATCAGAGGTCGGATGCTTCAACGGCCGAGGGCAACGCGGCCATGGCCGTCACGGGTTGTGATGCGGTTGACGTTGAAATCGGCCCCAACCAGGAGCTCCGGGTCTGACTCGGGATATCGCGGTGACCGCCAGCTGGGCTTACGCCGCGCTCACGGGGTCCTGAGATCCTTCCGCGATGTGCGCTATTCGCCCCGTGCTTCTCTGAGATGCGCGACCGGCACACCCCGGCAACAACAAGCCGGATGGCGATTGCAAGCGCGCACGATTTCGCCCCGTTTGACCATGCATCCACAATCAGCACATGACATCTCCATGAGGTCAGGCTATCGAACGGCATCGCGACCTCGAAGAGACAGTCATATGCCGCAGGCAGCCACCGCGAAGATCTTGGTCGCCGTGTGCAAGACAGCGCTGCATCCCTGTGGTCCCGTCCGGCATCGACGGGCTGCTCCGTAGGGCTTGCCGTCCGACGCAGGCGGCGCAGGTGTCCTGGTGGCAGCTACTGCGGGGCTTCTGCGGTGTCGCGGTCGTGCTCCGTGGTGGCCAAGATGAGCACGGCCACCACCCCGCCGACGATGAAGATGTCCGCTATGTTGCCGATGAACCAGTCTCCATAGGCGATGAAGTCCACGATATGCCCCTGCCCGACCGAGGGTGGGCGCAGGAGCCGGTCACCCAGGTGGGAGACCGCCGCGCCACCGAGGCACCCAATCACAATGGCCCAGGACAGAGTTCGGACCCGAAGGGTGAACCAGATCGCCACCCCGACGGCCACAGCCGAGATGATGGTGAAGATCCAGGTCGCGTCAGTGCCGAGCGAGAAGGCCGCGCCAGGGTTATAGATCAACTGGAGCCCGAGCAGATCTCCTAGGATCGGAACTCGCTCACCCAGGGAAAGGGCGTGCTCCGCCCACCACTTGGTCGACTGGTCCAGGACCGCTACGCCGACCCCGATCCCGACAGTCAGGAGCACGAGGGGAT contains:
- a CDS encoding signal peptidase II, whose amino-acid sequence is MLLTVGIGVGVAVLDQSTKWWAEHALSLGERVPILGDLLGLQLIYNPGAAFSLGTDATWIFTIISAVAVGVAIWFTLRVRTLSWAIVIGCLGGAAVSHLGDRLLRPPSVGQGHIVDFIAYGDWFIGNIADIFIVGGVVAVLILATTEHDRDTAEAPQ